The genomic region TTCAAATACAATCCATAGAAATATGCTTATGCTTGGATCAAACCTCCAACACTGATAAAAATTTGCtagaacattttttttaaatgatagttGTAAAGATGTTAGGTGGAGCTTTCTCTTTTTTATAAAAAAGGTCCTACTCAAGGCCTTCCTCTCCAACCACATAGATAATGACATATCATCTCAAAATAAAAGATAATCTCTAGTCTCTTCTTGTTGGATTGTGTTGATGGTTAAGTGTTATCTATTGATATTATGTATCATTTGGTATCATCCATTTATCCTCTCTTATCCTCAAGAGGAATTCTCCACTCCCTGAATAACTTGATAATGTACATATCCAACCTAACTCGAAGGTCCTATTGAAGAAAAATATTCTAAGCCCCCTTTCTTCAAACTAAAGTCAAGTGATCAATTGAATTAAAGGGCAAAAATCTACTAATGCATAGTATATATTGTAAGTTGAAGACAAATTCACAATTGTAAATTAGTCCCAAATTGTTATAAGCATCCCTGCACAAATCCcacaaaatatttaattttgagGTATTCCTCAACTTGAGATTCCTTAATGTTTATGTCCATGTACCTTTATCTATAGAAGCTAAAGTGGAAGCTCGTTTACTTATGTTTCCTcatctcaatcttatctctccaactCTAGAAGATCTTATTTTTGTATTGATTGAAGATATGCTTCTAGGACTTTATAGATCAACTCTTAAAAAAACCAAGGTATTTTGAAAATAAGTACCACCGAAATAATTCAAAAAAGTTAAAGCTTATTAAAAAAGAAATCTACATTAAGTCTTTGTGCACTCAACAACTATATAGTTAACTACACTTGTTTTCTATTGACAATTCCCATATTTCAATTACTAACTCAAAATTTAAATTTCCAACTTCATGATTAAACAATCTATATTAACAATATTTATATAAAGCCTAAACTTAACCTAAACAGAATTTTCTTTTACAATATTATGCATTTTAAAAATCTTAAAAGCAAGGAATTCACATGGATATAAAATCAAAGGCCAATCTATTTTAAAATTTTAGAGTATTCATTGGAATTTTCTATTTTTATGTGGATATAGTAAAGTTTGATATGAGATAAAATGCCCGATCCAGAAGCCACATTATTGATTCAAACTAGCCAGGCTTTCCCCAAAAAAACTAATCCAAAGGTGGAGTTAAAAGGATATTAATAGAACTTGACAATTTGGCAACTAATCAAAATGCTTATTACAAGATTAATGTTAAGTCATTTCAGCAAATTTTTTTGGGCTTTTGTGTTTTGAAGCTTCAACCGATGGGAGCAACTCCTAGCATTATGACCTCGTTCACAACAAATGCTGCACTTAATAGTTTGACGACTAATAATATTTACATTATTTGGCAACTCTTGATTCTGATGCTGGCTACTAAAACCTTTTGCTTGGTCATTTTGAGGACAGGTCTTGCTATTGTGGCCACTTTGTCCACAAACAGTACAATTATATGGCCTACCATGGCTTTTATGCTCTCTTTTTCGTTTGCAAGTTGTACGATTGTGACCAGACTTCCCACATAATCTGCATTTATACCTCTTCCGTCCAGACGTATCTTTCAAAGATGGACAATAATGACTTCGATGGCCCTCTTCACCACAGTTGTGACA from Cryptomeria japonica chromosome 3, Sugi_1.0, whole genome shotgun sequence harbors:
- the LOC131078396 gene encoding uncharacterized protein LOC131078396 isoform X1, with amino-acid sequence MEIKLAPEKKSKRVYASTPPDVGAKISLTLKNLNAVTGMFSKKMKKVHSDPILHAQRVEAMKRAKRTPAARQHASNMMKSFFSNPENRLKRSLSMKGVKFYCHNCGEEGHRSHYCPSLKDTSGRKRYKCRLCGKSGHNRTTCKRKREHKSHGRPYNCTVCGQSGHNSKTCPQNDQAKGFSSQHQNQELPNNVNIISRQTIKCSICCERGHNARSCSHRLKLQNTKAQKNLLK